GTGTGATCGACATCTGCCCGGATCCGGTGGCGAGCCATCGGATCATTCGTCGTTCTGCGACCGGTAGTTGCTGGGGGCAACGCCGGAAAACCCTTACCTACAAGGGATCTGAGCTCATCGGTCACCGTCCGGTATCGACCCGGGCCGGAAGTCTTCCGCTGCGCCGGGGTTGTGTGTCATCCTCCGGGATAGCGAAACCCGAGATCCTATCGGATATCGGTTCCACTCCAGCGCGTGAGGGAAAGGATGCGGAGTGAGCGCAACCTTCGAGGTGAAACCGGCACCGGCGGCACCGGCGCCGCCGGCCGCAGCGACCGTCCGGAAACCACCGCGAACGAGTCGCCGGACGCAGGCCCGGCGCAGTCTCCGGCGGCACTGGCAGCTCTACCTGCTGATCGTCGTGCCGCTCGCGTACTTCGTGATCTTCAAGTACGTCCCGATCGCGAACGCCGTGATCGCGTTCAAGAACTACAGCCCGATCAAGGGCCCGTGGGGCAGCGACTGGGTCGGCTTCCGCAACTTCGAACTGTTCTTCCAGAACCCGGTGTTCTGGACCCTGGTGAAGAACACGTTCCTGCTGTCGGTCTACACGGTGCTCGCCAGCTTCCCGATCCCGATCATCCTGGCGATCGCGCTGAACGAGATCCGCAACGGCCGCTTCAAGAAGACCGTCCAGCTCGTCACGTACGCGCCGTACTTCATCTCCACCGTGGTCGTGGTCTCGATGACGATCCTGGTGCTGTCGCCGCGGCTCGGGTTCGTCAACGACGCGATCGGGCTGTTCGGCGTACCGTCGGTCGACTTCCTCGGGAACCCTGACTACTTCCGGCACATCTACGTCTGGTCCGACGTGTGGCAGACCACCGGGTACTCCGCGGTGATCTACCTGGCCGCGCTGTCCGGGATCGATCCGGCGCTGCACGAGTCGGCGCGGATCGACGGCGCCAGCCGGCTGCAGCGGATCCGGAACGTCGATCTGCCCGGCATCATGCCGACTGCCGTGATCATCCTGGTGCTCGGCGTCGGCAACATCATGTCGATCGGGTTCGAGAAGGCCTTCCTGCTGCAGAACCCGCTGAACACCGCGCAGTCCGAGATCATCGCCACCTACGTCTACAAGACCGGTCTGCTGAACGCCGACTTCAGCATGGCGACCGCCATCGGGCTCTTCAACTCGGTGATCAACCTGTTCTTGCTGCTCGGCGTGAACTTCGCCGCCAAGCGCATCACCGGAAACGGACTCTGGTCATGAGCATCACGTTGCAAGGCTTCCGCCGTACGACGAGCAAGCGGTCGGAGCGCACCACGATCGAGGAGACGCGTACCGACAAGATCTTCCTGCTCGGCGTGAAGATCATGCTCTGGATCGCGCTGCTCCTGGTCGCGGTACCGCTGATCTACATCGTCGCGAACTCGTTCAGCAGCCCGTCGGCGGTGAGCGCCGGCCGGGTGCTGCTGTGGCCGATCGAGCCGAGCCTGAAGGCGTACAAGGAGGCCTTCAGCGATCCGCTGATCATGAAGGGCTACCTGAACTCGTTCATCTACGCGATCGGCGGGACCCTGATCAGCGTCACGCTGACGATCGCGATCGCGTACCCGTTGTCCCGCCGGACGTTCTTCGGCCGGAACGTGATCATGAGCGTGCTGATCTTCACCATGCTGTTCTCCGGCGGCCTGATCCCGACGTACCTGGTGGTCCAGGACCTCGGGCTGTTGAACACCCGCTGGGCGATGGTGATCCCGAGCGCGATCGGGGTCTGGCAGGTGATCATCGCGCGGACGTTCTTCCGCAGCACGATCCCCGACGAGCTGCACGAGGCGGCCACCATCGACGGGGCGAGCGACCTGCGGTTCCTGTGGTCGGTCGTGCTGCCGCTGTCCAAGCCGGTGATCGCCGTGATCGCGCTGATGTACGCGATCTTCCAGTGGAACAGCTACTTCGACGCGCTGATCTACCTCAAGGACCCCGGCCTGTACCCGTTGCAGATCGTGCTGCGGAACGTGCTGATCCTGAACACCCTCACCGGGTCCACCACCACGACGAGTCTGGCCCAGCAGCTCGAACAGCAACAGCTGGCCAACGTCCTCAAGTACGCGCTCATCGTCATCTCGAGTCTGCCCGTACTGATCATCTACCCGTTCGTCGCCCGCCACTTCACCAAGGGCGTAATGGTCGGCGCGGTCAAGGGCTGAAGGCCCATTCAGAAAGGAACACCGCAATGCGCTCATCCGTGAGCAAGGTCGTGGCGCTGGCAGCAGCCGGCGCGCTCGTCCTGGCCGCCTGCAGTTCGGACAAGTCCGGCAAGGGTGCGGCGAACGAGACCTCGGCGGACGGCAAGGTCGTCATCGACACCTTCACGCCGTCCGACCAGAGCACCAACATGGACACCAACGCGGTGACCAAGGTCATCAGCGACAAGTTCAAGATCCAGTTCCGCTGGCAGACCACGACGTACGACGCCGGACCGGCCAAGGAGAAGCGGCAGATCTCGCTGGCCAGCGGCGACTACCCGGACCTGTTCTTCCTGATCCCGTGGATCGACGCGTTCACCCAGGCGGAGGTGCTGAAGCTCGGTCAGCAGGGCATCGCCGTACCGCTCGAGGACCTGATCAAGGAGAACGCGCCGAACATCCAGAAGGCGCTGGACTCCAACAAGGAGTACAAGGAGATGTCGACCGCGCCCGACGGTCACATCTACGCGCTCCCGCAGTGGGCGGACTGCTTCCACTGCACGTACCCGGACAAGCTGTGGATCAACAGCACCTGGCTGAAGAAGCTCGGCCTGCAGGCGCCCAAGACCACCGACGACCTGCGCAAGGTGCTCGAGGCGTTCAAGACCAAGGACCCGAACGGCAACGGCAAGGCCGACGAGATCCCGATGACGACCGACCCGCAGGACAGCAGCCTGATCGCGTACCTGATGAACGCGTTCGCCTACGACCCGGTCGGCGCGAACAACGGCGTCCGGTCGCTGCTCACGCTGAACGGCGACAAGGTCACCACGCCGGTGACGTCGGACCAGTGGAAGGAAGGCCTGAAGTACATCCACGGCCTCTACAAGGACGGCCTGATCGACCAGGCCGCGTTCACCCAGAACGCGCAGGCGCTGCAGGCCCAGGGCAACAACCCGAAGGCCGTCGTACTGGGCTCCGTGCCGGTGCTGTGGCCGGGCATCTTCGTCCAGCTGGACTCGAAGGACGGCCGCGACAAGCAGTACGACGCCGTACCGCCGCTGACCGGTCCGGAGGGCAAGAGCTACACCGGGTACAACCACCCGACCTCGACCGGGTACACGTTCATGCTGACCAACAAGGCCAGCAAGGAGGCCCAGGTCGCGGCGATCAAGATGCTCGACTGGATCTACAGCGACGAGGGCCAGATGATCACCAACATGGGCCCGGAGGGTGTCGGCTGGACCAAGCCCGCTGCCGGTGACATCGCGCTCGACGCCAGCACCAAGGCGCTGTACAAGCCGAAGCAGGACGCGCCGAAGAACATCAGCTGGGGCGCGCTCGGCCAGTACAACAACACGCTGGCCTTCCGGAACGCGCAGGTCGTGCCGAAGGACATCTACACCGGCGCCGGCCTGGAGCGGCGGCTGTGGGAGGCGACCAAGCAGTACGAGGGTCACGAGGACAAGGCGCAGTGGTTCCCGTCGACGTTCGTCTGGCCGGACCCGAGCCTGAGCGGCGAACTCGCCACGCTGCAGACCAACCTGAACACGTACGTGAACCAGAACCAGTTGGCCTTCATCACCGGTTCGAAGAACCTCGACACCGACTGGGACGCCTACGTGAAGGGTCTCGAGAGCACCGGCATGCCGCGGTACCTGGAGATCAACCAGCAGGCCTACGACAAGTACAAGTCCGGGAGCAAGTAGTTGTCCCACCTACTGTGGTTCCACGCCCCTGCGTCGGACTGGTTCGAGGCGTTGCCGCTGGGCAACGGGCACCTCGGCGCGAAGGTGTACGGCCGGGTCGCCGACGAGCGGATCGCGCTCAACCTCGACGACGTCTGGTCCGGTGACGGTCCGCGCACGCTGACCGTCCCGGACGGGCCGGCGGTGCTGGCCGACGTACGCCGGTTGCTGCTGGAGGACGGTGATCAGCTGGCTGCCACCGAGCGGACCCGTTCTCTGCAAGGGCCGTTGGTGGAGTCGTACCAGCCACTTGCCGACCTGGTGATCCGGTCGAGCGGTACGGCGTCGGAGTACCGGCGCACGCTCGACCTGAGCACTGGCGTCGTGGGCGTGGACTACACAGTGGGCGGCACCCGGTTCCGGCGCGAGACCTTCGTGTCCGCGCCGGACCAGGTGCTGGTGTGGACGATGACCGCCGATCAGCCTGGGGCGATCTCGCTGGATCTGGGCTTGGACAGCCAGCATCCGATCGCGGTGGAAGTTGCCGATGGCACCTATGGCGTCGTCGGGCGGGCGCCGTCGGATCTGACGATCGAGTACCGGGAGAGTCCGGACCCGATCCGGTACGAGGAAGGGCGCGGGATCGGGTTCGGTGTCGCGCTGCGCGCCTTCGCGGACGGAGGTTCCGTGCTGACCTCCGACGCGGGTGTCGCGGTGCGTGGGGCCTCTCGGGTGACCGTCGTACTGGCGGCGGCGAGCACGTTCGCCGGCTGGCAGGTGCCGCCGGGGCGGGATCCGCTGGTGGCGTTGAGTGCTGCGGCCGCGGTGCTGGATTCGGTTGCCGTGGAGAAGCTTCGGGAGCGGCACGTCGAGGACCATGCGTCGTTGTACGACCGGGCAGCGCTGGAGCTCGGCGTTCCTGTCGAGCTGCCGACCGACGAGCGGATCGAGGCGGTCGCTGCCGGGGGCAACG
This Kribbella sp. NBC_00482 DNA region includes the following protein-coding sequences:
- a CDS encoding carbohydrate ABC transporter permease, translated to MSITLQGFRRTTSKRSERTTIEETRTDKIFLLGVKIMLWIALLLVAVPLIYIVANSFSSPSAVSAGRVLLWPIEPSLKAYKEAFSDPLIMKGYLNSFIYAIGGTLISVTLTIAIAYPLSRRTFFGRNVIMSVLIFTMLFSGGLIPTYLVVQDLGLLNTRWAMVIPSAIGVWQVIIARTFFRSTIPDELHEAATIDGASDLRFLWSVVLPLSKPVIAVIALMYAIFQWNSYFDALIYLKDPGLYPLQIVLRNVLILNTLTGSTTTTSLAQQLEQQQLANVLKYALIVISSLPVLIIYPFVARHFTKGVMVGAVKG
- a CDS encoding ABC transporter permease, yielding MSATFEVKPAPAAPAPPAAATVRKPPRTSRRTQARRSLRRHWQLYLLIVVPLAYFVIFKYVPIANAVIAFKNYSPIKGPWGSDWVGFRNFELFFQNPVFWTLVKNTFLLSVYTVLASFPIPIILAIALNEIRNGRFKKTVQLVTYAPYFISTVVVVSMTILVLSPRLGFVNDAIGLFGVPSVDFLGNPDYFRHIYVWSDVWQTTGYSAVIYLAALSGIDPALHESARIDGASRLQRIRNVDLPGIMPTAVIILVLGVGNIMSIGFEKAFLLQNPLNTAQSEIIATYVYKTGLLNADFSMATAIGLFNSVINLFLLLGVNFAAKRITGNGLWS
- a CDS encoding ABC transporter substrate-binding protein — encoded protein: MRSSVSKVVALAAAGALVLAACSSDKSGKGAANETSADGKVVIDTFTPSDQSTNMDTNAVTKVISDKFKIQFRWQTTTYDAGPAKEKRQISLASGDYPDLFFLIPWIDAFTQAEVLKLGQQGIAVPLEDLIKENAPNIQKALDSNKEYKEMSTAPDGHIYALPQWADCFHCTYPDKLWINSTWLKKLGLQAPKTTDDLRKVLEAFKTKDPNGNGKADEIPMTTDPQDSSLIAYLMNAFAYDPVGANNGVRSLLTLNGDKVTTPVTSDQWKEGLKYIHGLYKDGLIDQAAFTQNAQALQAQGNNPKAVVLGSVPVLWPGIFVQLDSKDGRDKQYDAVPPLTGPEGKSYTGYNHPTSTGYTFMLTNKASKEAQVAAIKMLDWIYSDEGQMITNMGPEGVGWTKPAAGDIALDASTKALYKPKQDAPKNISWGALGQYNNTLAFRNAQVVPKDIYTGAGLERRLWEATKQYEGHEDKAQWFPSTFVWPDPSLSGELATLQTNLNTYVNQNQLAFITGSKNLDTDWDAYVKGLESTGMPRYLEINQQAYDKYKSGSK